In a single window of the Anaerocolumna cellulosilytica genome:
- a CDS encoding Crp/Fnr family transcriptional regulator has protein sequence MTVSQLTKELFAGKEEELVSLKDAIAATEIFKTASQTSLIEIAAFSSLLKVDKGKHLFRDKEEVKSIYILITGRASLYKLNSQGEKKVIFVYGEGSMLNEVMLQDLPASINCEMLEQSLVLAMPVTRFWHVMEKDSGLTKVIMNSMALKIRRLYRQLKNTTNDLTGEKRLAAKLYKLSKDYGIKQEDGLCIDLNLTITYLAEMLGSKRETVSRQAKKLVDMHLLVIHKNKFIIPDQQKLSDFFKKP, from the coding sequence ATGACAGTTTCGCAATTGACTAAGGAATTGTTTGCCGGAAAGGAGGAAGAATTGGTTTCCTTAAAAGACGCAATTGCAGCAACAGAAATTTTTAAGACAGCTTCCCAGACAAGTCTTATAGAAATTGCTGCATTTTCCTCTCTGTTAAAGGTAGATAAGGGAAAGCATCTGTTTCGGGATAAAGAAGAGGTTAAAAGCATCTATATCTTGATAACGGGGAGGGCATCTTTATATAAATTAAACAGTCAGGGTGAAAAAAAGGTTATTTTTGTCTATGGGGAAGGAAGCATGCTTAATGAGGTTATGCTACAGGATTTACCGGCATCTATAAATTGTGAAATGCTGGAACAGTCACTGGTTCTTGCGATGCCCGTTACGAGGTTCTGGCATGTGATGGAAAAAGACAGTGGATTGACGAAAGTTATCATGAATTCCATGGCACTAAAAATCAGGAGACTATACAGACAGCTAAAAAATACTACCAATGACTTGACTGGCGAAAAACGACTTGCTGCAAAGCTATACAAACTATCCAAGGATTACGGTATAAAGCAGGAAGACGGCTTATGTATTGACTTGAATTTAACAATAACTTATCTGGCAGAAATGTTAGGGTCAAAGAGGGAGACTGTATCAAGACAAGCAAAAAAGCTAGTAGATATGCACCTGTTAGTTATCCACAAGAACAAATTTATAATTCCTGATCAACAAAAATTGAGTGATTTTTTTAAAAAACCGTGA
- the asrC gene encoding sulfite reductase subunit C, protein MDINTKGLKKNAFRVTKERGLTASRIRVPGGHLEAKYLTVIQNIAQNYGNGSIHITVRQGFEIPGIRFEDMPKVNELLQPVIEGLNITQPETGKGYSSSGTRNISACVGNRVCPYACYDTTGFAKRIEKDVFPHDLHFKIALTGCPNDCAKVRMHDFGIMGMTEPEYHKERCISCGACVKACKKKSVGALEMVNYKVERNHEKCIGCGECVIQCPTRAWTRSKEKYYRLTLLGRTGKKNPRLGEDFIKWVDEDSIRKVIRNTYAYVENYIDQDAPGRKEHIGYIVDRTGFEEYKKWALKEVVLSDKAVVAATVYWKGISYT, encoded by the coding sequence ATGGATATTAATACAAAGGGTCTAAAGAAAAATGCTTTTCGTGTAACCAAGGAAAGAGGATTAACAGCCTCAAGGATTCGAGTTCCTGGAGGACATCTGGAAGCGAAATATCTGACTGTAATACAGAATATAGCACAAAACTACGGTAACGGAAGCATTCATATTACTGTAAGGCAGGGTTTTGAAATTCCTGGTATACGGTTTGAAGATATGCCAAAAGTTAATGAACTTCTTCAGCCGGTAATTGAAGGCCTTAATATAACCCAGCCGGAAACGGGAAAGGGATATTCTTCCTCAGGCACCAGAAATATTTCCGCCTGCGTTGGAAACAGAGTATGTCCTTATGCTTGCTATGATACTACCGGTTTTGCAAAGAGAATTGAAAAGGATGTATTTCCCCATGACCTTCATTTTAAAATTGCTTTAACTGGATGTCCAAATGATTGTGCTAAAGTGCGTATGCATGATTTTGGTATTATGGGTATGACGGAACCGGAATACCATAAAGAGCGTTGTATTAGTTGTGGTGCGTGTGTAAAAGCTTGTAAAAAGAAATCAGTAGGTGCATTAGAGATGGTGAATTATAAGGTTGAGCGCAATCATGAGAAATGCATTGGTTGTGGAGAGTGTGTCATCCAATGCCCCACCAGAGCCTGGACTAGAAGCAAGGAAAAATATTATAGACTTACTCTTCTTGGAAGAACCGGGAAGAAAAATCCTAGACTTGGAGAGGACTTTATTAAGTGGGTTGATGAAGATAGTATCCGGAAGGTTATACGTAACACATATGCCTATGTAGAAAATTATATTGATCAGGATGCACCGGGCAGGAAAGAACATATTGGCTATATTGTTGACAGAACCGGTTTTGAAGAGTATAAAAAATGGGCGTTAAAAGAAGTGGTTTTATCAGATAAGGCAGTTGTTGCAGCCACTGTTTACTGGAAAGGTATCAGTTATACGTAA
- the asrB gene encoding anaerobic sulfite reductase subunit AsrB, whose translation MVRNEYTPFLSEILQVKKHTDIEYTFRMAFSGEVKPGQFFEVSIPKFGEAPISVSGIGEGYAELTIRKVGKVTNEIFERYVGDKLFLRGPYGNGFKVEDYKGKELVIIAGGTGVSPVRGVIEYFNEHIDELKSLHVVAGFKTPGQILFLEDFAKWKQNMKIILTVDCAEDDTACHVGLVTEYIPKLELQDKTNAAAIVVGPPAMMRYSINGLLKEGFQEENVWISHERKMCCGIGKCGHCKIDDTYVCLDGPVFLYTKGKNLID comes from the coding sequence ATGGTTAGAAATGAATATACTCCTTTTTTGTCCGAAATACTTCAGGTGAAAAAACATACAGACATTGAATACACGTTCCGCATGGCTTTTTCTGGAGAGGTAAAGCCGGGACAGTTCTTTGAAGTATCCATACCAAAGTTTGGTGAGGCACCTATCTCGGTCAGCGGTATCGGTGAAGGTTATGCAGAACTTACAATTCGTAAGGTTGGAAAGGTAACAAATGAAATATTTGAACGTTACGTAGGAGATAAGTTATTCTTAAGAGGACCCTATGGAAATGGTTTTAAAGTCGAAGATTACAAGGGAAAAGAACTGGTGATTATAGCGGGAGGTACGGGAGTTTCACCAGTACGTGGTGTCATTGAGTATTTTAATGAGCATATAGATGAGCTGAAATCTCTCCATGTAGTAGCAGGCTTTAAGACGCCTGGACAGATTCTTTTCCTGGAGGATTTTGCGAAATGGAAACAAAACATGAAGATTATTTTAACTGTGGATTGTGCAGAGGATGATACGGCCTGCCATGTTGGGTTGGTTACTGAATATATTCCTAAACTTGAATTACAGGATAAAACAAATGCAGCAGCCATTGTAGTAGGTCCCCCCGCAATGATGCGATATTCTATAAATGGTCTTCTAAAAGAAGGTTTTCAAGAGGAGAATGTGTGGATTTCCCATGAAAGAAAAATGTGCTGCGGAATCGGAAAATGTGGCCACTGCAAAATAGATGATACCTATGTCTGTCTGGATGGCCCAGTTTTTCTCTACACCAAGGGTAAAAATCTAATTGACTAG
- a CDS encoding formate/nitrite transporter family protein, producing MFREESEIVGKAAQNKYQLLEKNPLGYFIASMLAGLFVGFGVLLIFSIGGFLNGQPYVKVVMGMSFGIALSLVIMAGAELFTGNNFVMTMGLLQKKVSLSQTLKLWLVCFLGNLAGSVLLAILFWQTGLASGAVGEFILTASKAKMELGIFPLFFRGILCNILVCLAIWCSFRCKSESGKLIMIFWCLFAFITTGFEHSVANMTLLFVGVLISPDTQVQLSGYAYNLLFATLGNMVGGILFTALPYYVISLNKKVSD from the coding sequence ATGTTTAGAGAAGAGAGTGAAATAGTTGGTAAGGCGGCTCAAAATAAATACCAATTACTCGAGAAAAATCCTCTGGGATATTTTATAGCTTCCATGTTGGCTGGGCTTTTTGTAGGTTTTGGGGTACTGCTTATATTTTCGATTGGAGGATTTTTAAATGGTCAGCCCTATGTAAAGGTGGTAATGGGGATGTCCTTTGGTATTGCACTTAGCCTGGTTATTATGGCTGGTGCAGAATTATTTACAGGCAATAACTTTGTAATGACAATGGGATTATTACAGAAAAAGGTATCTCTTTCCCAGACCCTTAAGCTTTGGTTGGTTTGTTTTCTAGGTAATCTGGCAGGGTCTGTACTGCTTGCGATACTATTTTGGCAGACCGGACTTGCAAGCGGTGCCGTTGGCGAATTCATACTGACTGCCTCCAAAGCAAAGATGGAATTGGGTATTTTTCCTTTATTTTTTCGAGGTATCTTGTGCAATATTCTAGTGTGTCTTGCAATATGGTGCAGTTTTAGGTGTAAATCCGAAAGCGGTAAGCTGATTATGATATTCTGGTGTTTATTTGCTTTTATAACAACCGGATTTGAGCACAGTGTGGCAAATATGACTCTATTATTTGTGGGAGTCCTTATTTCACCGGATACACAGGTGCAGCTTAGCGGATATGCCTATAATCTTTTATTTGCAACGCTGGGGAATATGGTTGGCGGAATTTTGTTTACAGCATTACCTTATTATGTTATCTCTTTGAATAAAAAAGTAAGTGATTAA
- a CDS encoding D-alanyl-D-alanine carboxypeptidase family protein — MKKKIPGIIISVLILYFCSITQYEALLTSLNQEKVNIPIAMEDKNQPDSKVKSSELTETKNLKLYAQSAALIDAANGRVLYEKNGYQEMPMASTTKIMTCIITLEKANLEDVVTISKYASTMPDVQLNVIAGEQYKLEDLLYSLMLESHNDVAVAIAEHVGGSVEGFAKLMNEKARELGCEHTNFVTPNGLDAQGHYTTAVELSRIAGYAIQNPEFIKITNTATHQFSELTKGRGFTVSNKDRFLYMYNGAIGIKTGFTSKAGYCFVGAVKRDGKTFISSVLGSGWPPHKTYKWSDTVGLMDYGVHNYEYRQIFNAEKEFAPALVEDGKENYVELYYTGDISLLMRQGEVVNVVYKVPTAMTAPIKADMAVGSAKYYVGDEFIKEVPILTKTAIEKIDFPFCLDRIKNMFLNFK; from the coding sequence ATGAAAAAGAAAATACCAGGTATTATAATATCCGTACTTATTTTGTATTTTTGCAGTATCACTCAATACGAGGCTTTACTTACAAGCTTAAACCAGGAAAAAGTGAACATCCCGATAGCCATGGAGGATAAAAATCAGCCTGATTCTAAAGTCAAATCCTCAGAACTTACAGAAACAAAAAATTTAAAATTATACGCCCAGTCAGCAGCTTTAATTGATGCTGCCAATGGGCGTGTTTTATATGAAAAAAACGGGTATCAGGAAATGCCCATGGCAAGTACCACAAAAATCATGACCTGTATCATTACTTTAGAGAAAGCAAATCTTGAGGATGTGGTAACGATATCCAAGTACGCCTCCACAATGCCGGATGTCCAGCTAAATGTAATTGCAGGTGAACAGTACAAATTAGAAGACCTGCTATATTCTTTAATGTTGGAATCTCATAATGATGTAGCAGTTGCCATAGCGGAACATGTGGGAGGCAGTGTTGAAGGGTTTGCAAAGCTTATGAATGAAAAAGCCAGAGAATTAGGCTGTGAACATACTAATTTTGTAACTCCCAACGGTTTGGATGCCCAGGGACATTATACTACAGCAGTAGAACTATCAAGAATAGCCGGTTATGCGATTCAAAATCCTGAATTTATAAAAATAACCAATACGGCCACCCACCAATTCTCAGAATTAACTAAGGGAAGAGGATTTACAGTAAGTAATAAAGACAGGTTCTTGTATATGTATAATGGTGCCATTGGAATTAAGACCGGGTTCACAAGCAAGGCTGGATATTGTTTTGTAGGAGCAGTAAAGCGAGATGGGAAAACTTTTATATCCAGTGTATTAGGCAGCGGATGGCCTCCTCACAAAACTTACAAGTGGTCGGATACAGTGGGATTAATGGATTATGGAGTTCATAATTATGAATATCGGCAGATTTTTAATGCAGAGAAAGAATTTGCACCTGCGCTTGTAGAAGATGGAAAAGAAAATTACGTAGAGCTTTACTATACAGGTGATATCTCTCTCCTTATGCGGCAAGGAGAAGTTGTTAACGTAGTATATAAGGTTCCCACGGCTATGACAGCACCTATTAAAGCAGACATGGCGGTGGGAAGTGCTAAATATTATGTGGGAGACGAATTCATAAAAGAAGTCCCCATATTAACAAAGACAGCAATAGAAAAAATTGATTTCCCATTCTGTCTGGATAGAATCAAGAATATGTTTCTCAATTTTAAGTAA
- the asrA gene encoding anaerobic sulfite reductase subunit AsrA, protein MGYILDESSMQKVLDALKKDYIIYAPKRKEGEGMYSDTDCIRYEVVDKVAEIEFFEKSNYSFKEVLLPISQTLYYFTEDEVKEAEPERKKGAVIFLRSCDLHGVKRLDQMYLQNGFVDYYYKRLREAVKFVVIGCGKSYDNCFCVSMGTNVPEDFDLALYPGEGGYHLESRWDEITSIVGQLEEKEIRIPFVEENDVKVKIPNNLSIDIIKSSMWEEYNSRCINCGRCNFVCPTCTCFSMQDIFYTDNGKAGERRRVHASCMVDGYTEVAGGGSYRRKNGERMRFKVLHKVYDYKKRNGYHMCVGCGRCDDVCPEYISFSNCINKLEDAMKEVSNNG, encoded by the coding sequence ATGGGATATATTTTAGACGAAAGCAGTATGCAAAAGGTTTTGGATGCCTTAAAAAAGGATTACATTATTTATGCTCCAAAAAGAAAAGAAGGGGAAGGAATGTATTCTGATACGGATTGCATCCGCTATGAGGTAGTGGACAAGGTAGCAGAAATCGAATTTTTCGAAAAATCGAATTACTCCTTTAAAGAAGTTTTGCTTCCCATTAGTCAGACATTATATTATTTTACAGAAGATGAGGTAAAAGAAGCAGAGCCGGAACGAAAAAAAGGAGCGGTAATATTTCTTAGAAGCTGCGATCTTCATGGTGTAAAACGTCTGGATCAAATGTATCTACAAAACGGTTTTGTAGACTATTATTATAAACGGTTGCGGGAGGCAGTAAAATTCGTAGTAATTGGTTGTGGTAAATCCTATGATAATTGTTTTTGTGTAAGCATGGGAACCAATGTACCGGAAGACTTCGACCTAGCACTATATCCCGGAGAGGGCGGTTATCATCTTGAAAGCCGCTGGGATGAAATAACCTCTATAGTAGGGCAATTAGAAGAGAAAGAGATTCGTATTCCATTTGTTGAAGAAAATGATGTTAAGGTAAAGATTCCCAATAATCTTTCTATAGATATTATTAAATCCTCTATGTGGGAGGAATATAACAGCCGTTGCATTAATTGCGGAAGATGTAATTTTGTCTGTCCTACCTGTACCTGCTTTTCTATGCAGGATATCTTTTATACAGACAACGGTAAAGCAGGTGAAAGAAGAAGAGTTCACGCCTCCTGCATGGTTGATGGGTATACAGAGGTTGCCGGTGGCGGTTCATACCGTAGAAAAAACGGTGAAAGAATGCGTTTTAAGGTACTTCATAAAGTATATGATTATAAGAAGAGGAACGGTTATCATATGTGTGTGGGCTGTGGCAGGTGCGATGATGTCTGTCCGGAATATATCTCCTTTTCAAATTGTATTAACAAATTAGAAGATGCTATGAAGGAGGTAAGTAACAATGGTTAG
- a CDS encoding asparaginase: MKRVLVLTTGGTIVSLRSKEGLKPGDDLSQMLFNKIISLAGEYDVTFEPIFNKDSSNIIPSDWYIVKETIRKHIDKYDGIVILHGTDTMSYSAAMLSYMFCNVEKAIVLTGSQIPIAFDNSDGVKNLKDAIITAADGRLSGVFVVFHDKIMKGTRVYKRSSINKDAYISCNYPYVGVIKERKLYITDDYKRMQEKEVDIKEILGANDICLNNQSTSAVAGKTLKIPKIFMLKMVPGFEPGLLDYILKEGYQGVIIEGYGLGGMPVANMQLLENMERLIKRGIPVIMATQCVYDGVNLDTYEVGVTAGRLGILSAYDMTTEAVYTKLMWILGITDSYPEIKKFLQTNICGEIAVKHTNNDEI; encoded by the coding sequence TTGAAACGGGTATTGGTATTAACAACGGGCGGAACCATAGTCAGCCTACGGTCAAAGGAAGGACTAAAACCGGGTGACGATTTAAGCCAGATGCTATTTAATAAGATTATTAGCCTGGCCGGTGAATATGATGTAACTTTTGAACCTATTTTTAATAAAGACAGCAGTAACATTATACCAAGTGATTGGTATATAGTTAAGGAGACGATTAGGAAGCATATCGATAAATATGACGGCATAGTCATCCTTCACGGGACGGATACTATGTCATATAGTGCAGCAATGCTTTCTTATATGTTCTGTAATGTAGAAAAGGCAATTGTACTTACCGGTTCCCAAATTCCTATTGCCTTTGACAACAGTGACGGTGTAAAAAATTTAAAGGATGCTATCATTACGGCTGCTGACGGACGACTTTCTGGGGTTTTTGTGGTATTTCATGATAAAATCATGAAGGGAACGAGGGTTTATAAAAGAAGTTCCATTAATAAGGATGCTTATATCAGCTGTAATTATCCCTATGTAGGTGTTATAAAAGAGAGGAAGCTCTACATAACGGATGATTATAAACGAATGCAGGAAAAGGAAGTGGATATAAAAGAAATTCTTGGAGCAAATGATATCTGCCTAAACAATCAATCCACGTCTGCTGTGGCGGGAAAAACCTTAAAAATTCCTAAAATATTCATGCTCAAAATGGTGCCGGGTTTTGAGCCGGGACTACTTGATTATATACTTAAGGAAGGGTATCAGGGAGTTATTATTGAGGGCTATGGACTTGGGGGGATGCCGGTAGCCAATATGCAGCTGCTTGAAAATATGGAAAGACTCATAAAAAGGGGAATACCTGTTATTATGGCAACTCAGTGCGTATATGACGGTGTTAATCTGGATACCTATGAGGTTGGAGTAACAGCAGGCAGGCTTGGTATACTTTCTGCATATGATATGACAACGGAAGCAGTCTATACAAAACTTATGTGGATACTTGGAATCACTGATTCCTATCCCGAAATCAAGAAATTCTTACAGACTAATATCTGTGGGGAAATAGCTGTAAAACATACAAACAATGACGAAATATAA
- the vanG gene encoding D-alanine--D-serine ligase VanG, with translation MDKKRIAVIFGGCSTEYEVSLQSAHAVITHLDKELFDVVMIGITRDGRWLHYNGNLDKLLNNTWFYDASCVKAILSPDRRDKGLLEIAEDSISLIKLDAVFPVLHGKNGEDGTLQGLIELSGIPLVGCGTLSSALCMDKDLAHKIVYMAGIKTPSSVIIRKDMEKNLICRLTNVLTFPVFVKPVKSGSSFGITKVLREDDLWEAVEAAFIHDDKVIIEENIEGFEVGCAILGNEQLIVGEVDEIELTQGFFDFTEKYTLKSSTIHMPARINHELAHQVKETAKTIYQELGCKGFARVDMFLTPNGDLVFNEVNTIPGFTSHSRYPNMLKGIGFDYSRILKELIYLAIKD, from the coding sequence ATGGACAAAAAACGCATTGCAGTTATCTTCGGAGGCTGCTCAACAGAATATGAAGTATCTCTTCAATCAGCCCATGCAGTAATTACGCATTTAGATAAAGAATTATTTGATGTTGTCATGATAGGAATCACCAGAGACGGCAGGTGGCTGCACTATAATGGAAATCTTGATAAGCTTTTAAATAACACCTGGTTTTATGATGCCAGCTGTGTAAAAGCGATTCTCTCACCGGATCGCAGAGATAAGGGACTTTTAGAGATTGCAGAGGATAGCATATCCCTCATAAAATTAGATGCCGTATTCCCTGTTCTTCACGGGAAAAATGGAGAAGATGGTACATTACAAGGTCTAATTGAATTATCCGGCATTCCTTTAGTTGGCTGCGGTACATTAAGTTCCGCTCTATGTATGGATAAAGATTTAGCCCACAAAATAGTTTATATGGCAGGAATAAAAACTCCATCTTCTGTAATAATTCGCAAAGATATGGAGAAAAATTTAATCTGTCGATTAACTAATGTTCTAACATTTCCTGTATTTGTTAAGCCAGTAAAATCTGGTTCCTCCTTTGGTATCACAAAGGTATTAAGAGAAGATGATTTGTGGGAAGCTGTTGAAGCTGCCTTTATTCATGATGATAAGGTGATTATTGAAGAAAATATTGAAGGTTTTGAAGTAGGCTGTGCAATACTTGGGAATGAGCAGCTTATTGTAGGGGAAGTAGATGAAATTGAGCTGACCCAGGGATTTTTTGATTTTACCGAAAAGTATACCTTGAAATCTTCTACCATTCATATGCCGGCAAGAATCAATCACGAGCTTGCCCATCAGGTAAAAGAGACCGCTAAAACTATATATCAAGAACTTGGCTGCAAAGGATTTGCCAGAGTGGATATGTTCCTTACACCAAACGGTGATTTAGTTTTTAACGAAGTTAATACCATTCCCGGTTTTACCTCTCATAGCAGATATCCAAATATGTTAAAAGGAATTGGGTTCGATTATTCACGTATATTAAAAGAACTTATTTATTTGGCAATTAAAGACTAA
- a CDS encoding cation-translocating P-type ATPase, whose amino-acid sequence MTSIYQSSKKNLLQEFQTNENGLSKAEANKRMEEKGYNELTEGKKESIGQIFLSQFKDFLVIILIAAATISAVLGDYESSAVIFLVIILNAILGTVQHKKAEKSLDSLKQLSAPNAKVIRDGETLIIPSREVAVGDIVLLEAGDYICADGRILNNASLKINESALTGESLSVEKEDIILEREVSLGDRINMVFSGSFVTYGRGSFLVTATGMNTEVGKIATLLKDTKEHKTPLQTNLDNFGKKLSIVILAICAVIFAVNVIEGSSIMDAFTFAVALAVAAIPEALSSIVTIVLAFSTQKMAKENAIIRKLHAVEGLGSVSIICSDKTGTLTQNKMTVMNVYVNDTLLPFDKYTVQSATENKLLNFSALCNDASNTGGVEVGDPTEVALVNMSTIMAGRLNNSNLETASIRNQYERLAEIPFDSDRKLMSTVHNMDNKLIMVTKGAVDVMLSRMTGIEINGQVNTITAKDKDKIMKANLDCSKKGLRVLAFGYKYIVNTEVSMEDETDFIFLGLIAMMDPPREESKAAVAQCKKSGIRAIMITGDHKITAAAIAEQIGILEDGYIAVEGSEIDGLSDEELKTFVEKVCVYARVSPEHKIRIVRAWQEKGNIVAMTGDGVNDAPALKQADVGIAMGITGSEVAKDAASMVLTDDNFATIVKAVENGRNVYRNIKKSIKFLLSGNTAGILSVLYASLAGLAVPFAPVHLLFINLLTDSLPAIALGLDSHTKEVMAEAPRQKDESILTKQFLFGILTEGFVIGAMTMCAYYIGLKNGGEAVASTMAFATLCLSRLVHGYNSKSEQCILFKKEIINNKILGGAFAIGFILLNAVLLIPGLNHMFETATLSLNLLLTVYGLALSNLFIIQFIKFIKSKLVRTEAVAISYTIESKY is encoded by the coding sequence ATGACATCAATTTATCAAAGCAGTAAAAAAAATCTTTTGCAGGAGTTTCAAACAAACGAGAATGGTTTGAGTAAAGCAGAAGCGAACAAAAGAATGGAGGAAAAAGGGTATAACGAACTGACAGAAGGTAAAAAGGAAAGTATTGGGCAGATATTTTTAAGTCAGTTTAAGGACTTTCTGGTAATTATCTTAATTGCAGCAGCAACTATATCAGCCGTTTTGGGAGATTATGAAAGTTCGGCTGTAATATTTCTTGTTATTATTTTGAATGCCATTTTAGGAACGGTACAACATAAAAAAGCAGAAAAGTCATTAGACAGTTTAAAACAGTTATCAGCTCCCAATGCCAAAGTAATAAGGGACGGCGAAACTTTAATTATACCATCAAGAGAAGTTGCGGTTGGAGATATTGTTCTTCTAGAGGCAGGGGATTATATCTGTGCAGACGGACGTATCCTTAACAATGCCAGCTTAAAAATTAATGAAAGTGCACTTACCGGCGAAAGTTTAAGTGTTGAAAAAGAAGATATTATATTAGAACGTGAGGTATCTTTAGGTGACAGAATTAATATGGTGTTCTCTGGAAGTTTTGTAACTTACGGACGAGGAAGTTTTTTAGTAACAGCTACCGGTATGAATACAGAGGTAGGTAAAATTGCGACTTTATTAAAGGATACAAAAGAACATAAAACACCCTTACAGACCAACCTTGATAACTTTGGGAAAAAACTTTCCATAGTAATTTTAGCCATCTGCGCAGTTATATTTGCGGTAAATGTAATTGAGGGCTCTTCTATTATGGACGCATTTACTTTTGCAGTAGCTCTTGCTGTTGCAGCGATTCCGGAAGCACTTAGTTCTATTGTAACAATTGTGTTAGCTTTCAGTACCCAGAAGATGGCAAAAGAAAATGCAATTATCCGTAAATTACATGCAGTAGAAGGTCTTGGAAGTGTATCTATTATCTGTTCTGATAAGACCGGAACTTTAACACAGAACAAAATGACCGTTATGAATGTTTATGTAAATGATACTTTGTTACCCTTTGATAAGTATACGGTACAGTCTGCAACGGAAAATAAACTGCTGAATTTCAGTGCATTGTGTAATGACGCCAGCAATACAGGCGGAGTAGAGGTAGGTGATCCTACCGAAGTTGCTCTGGTAAATATGTCAACTATTATGGCAGGACGTTTAAACAACAGTAATTTAGAAACAGCATCTATTAGGAATCAGTACGAAAGACTTGCTGAAATTCCATTTGATTCTGACCGTAAGTTAATGTCTACTGTGCATAATATGGACAATAAACTGATTATGGTTACAAAAGGTGCTGTAGATGTTATGCTTAGTAGAATGACCGGCATTGAAATAAATGGACAAGTTAATACTATAACGGCGAAAGACAAAGATAAGATAATGAAGGCTAACTTAGATTGCTCTAAGAAGGGTCTAAGAGTTTTGGCATTCGGATACAAGTATATTGTGAACACAGAAGTTTCAATGGAAGATGAAACGGACTTTATATTCCTGGGATTAATCGCAATGATGGATCCTCCAAGAGAAGAATCAAAAGCAGCAGTGGCTCAATGTAAGAAATCTGGTATCCGTGCAATTATGATAACCGGCGACCATAAAATAACAGCGGCCGCTATTGCAGAACAGATTGGTATTTTAGAAGATGGTTATATAGCAGTGGAAGGTAGTGAAATTGACGGACTTTCAGACGAAGAATTAAAAACTTTTGTTGAAAAGGTGTGTGTTTATGCCAGAGTATCACCGGAGCATAAAATTAGGATTGTAAGAGCATGGCAGGAAAAAGGCAATATAGTTGCCATGACCGGTGATGGTGTAAACGATGCTCCGGCACTAAAACAGGCAGATGTAGGTATAGCAATGGGTATCACTGGTAGTGAAGTGGCAAAGGATGCAGCTTCTATGGTACTTACGGATGATAATTTTGCAACCATTGTAAAAGCAGTAGAAAATGGGAGAAACGTATATCGTAATATTAAAAAATCCATTAAGTTTTTACTATCCGGTAATACCGCTGGTATTTTATCTGTTTTATACGCATCCCTAGCGGGTCTGGCCGTACCTTTTGCACCCGTCCACCTGTTGTTCATTAACCTTTTAACAGATAGCCTTCCAGCTATTGCATTAGGTCTTGATTCCCACACCAAAGAGGTTATGGCAGAGGCACCAAGACAAAAGGATGAATCTATCTTAACTAAACAGTTCTTATTTGGTATATTGACAGAAGGTTTTGTAATCGGTGCTATGACAATGTGTGCTTATTATATCGGCCTAAAAAATGGTGGTGAAGCCGTTGCAAGCACTATGGCATTTGCAACATTGTGCTTGTCAAGACTTGTTCATGGTTATAATTCAAAATCAGAACAATGTATATTATTTAAAAAAGAAATAATAAATAATAAAATATTAGGTGGTGCGTTTGCAATTGGATTTATTTTATTGAACGCAGTATTGTTAATTCCTGGATTAAATCACATGTTTGAGACTGCAACTTTAAGTTTAAATCTGCTACTAACAGTATATGGTTTAGCATTATCTAACCTGTTTATTATACAATTTATCAAATTTATAAAATCAAAACTAGTAAGAACAGAAGCTGTGGCAATATCCTATACTATAGAGAGTAAATATTAA